GCACGACGAACGAGGTCGCGCCGTTGCGGTAGACCAGCAACAGGGCCTTTTTCGCCTGAACGGATTCGATGGCGCGTTTGAATTCGGCGACGTTGTTCACCGGCGAGCGGTTCACTTCCAGGATGACGTCGCCGGCCTGCAAGCCTGCGTCGGCGGCGATGCTGCCCTCGCGGACCTGGGCGATCACCACGCCGCGCAACTCGCCGGGCAGGTCGAAGTATTCCTGGATCCGCGGCGTGATGTTGGCCACCGTCATGCCGACCGAAACGTCGCTTTGCTCTTCCGGCGCGTTGGCGCTGACCTTCGTGGCCGACTCGTCCTGGTCGGGGTTGGCCTTGATCGTGACGTCGACGGACTTGGTCGCCTTGCCGCGGATGATCTCCAGCGTGACCGTGGTGTCCAGCGGCGTCTGCGAAACCATGTTGCGCAGGTGCGCCGAGTCGATCACATCCTTGCCGTTGTATTTGACGATCACGTCGCCGCGCTGCAAGCCGGCCTCGGCCGCCGGGCTGTTTTTCACCACGTCCGACACCAGCGCGCCGCCGGTTTTCTCCAGCCCGAACTGATCGGCCATCTCGGCCTTCACGTCCTGCACCATGGTGCCCAGGTAGCCGCGCTGCACCTTGCCGTATTTGATCAAGCTGTCCATGATCACCCGGGCCATGTCGACCGGAATGGCAAAGCCGATGCCCTGGTAGCCGCCGCTGCGCGAGAAGATGGCGGTGTTGATGCCCACCAGCTCGCCGCGCGTGTTGACCAGCGCGCCGCCCGAGT
This DNA window, taken from Myxococcales bacterium, encodes the following:
- a CDS encoding DegQ family serine endoprotease: MKNRVFFRSLVVFLVLILAVGLAACQFKGPKKPTGSATTTVTPLPVAPQTSATEGYSAVAEKAVKSVVNVSTTKVIRMPQNETPFHADPFFRHFFGERFFNQVPRERRERALGSGVIVTKDGYILTNNHVVSDAEDILVVLGDGRELTAKVIGSDSKADLAVLKVEADDLEPLSFGQSSTLRLGEVVLAIGNPFGLSQTVTMGIVSALGRANVGILDYEDFIQTDAAINPGNSGGALVNTRGELVGINTAIFSRSGGYQGIGFAIPVDMARVIMDSLIKYGKVQRGYLGTMVQDVKAEMADQFGLEKTGGALVSDVVKNSPAAEAGLQRGDVIVKYNGKDVIDSAHLRNMVSQTPLDTTVTLEIIRGKATKSVDVTIKANPDQDESATKVSANAPEEQSDVSVGMTVANITPRIQEYFDLPGELRGVVIAQVREGSIAADAGLQAGDVILEVNRSPVNNVAEFKRAIESVQAKKALLLVYRNGATSFVVLRIK